One part of the Salvelinus fontinalis isolate EN_2023a chromosome 4, ASM2944872v1, whole genome shotgun sequence genome encodes these proteins:
- the LOC129854233 gene encoding uncharacterized protein LOC129854233 has product MLLGSQFYLSVGELTTTSDGAAKDNSPCCTSLNSVRQKICTTCRSLLAQDSIHTQNTQSEFSLSELLGEWRQSLLKDVMELLRTPTNPPSPQPTTSTSNTLTGTRWAIERFRYKRRVWMVSGVTGGAVASPWDMFAPAAELLRTSSASDELFSPQKSQSLLDPTPQPVTLAMFPLATTTQVPTLTHEATQRSGERSLPSYQKPGPSHSLLPSSGGSSTVSLSTKHQHSGMKLHHSGSTTTHQLPVTEQQDQVEEEEDVVKRCRKVKKKSSVQTPEDNDITWEEENMQKNRSLPSWMFPGLGREAAANRRQLQQ; this is encoded by the exons ATGTTGTTGGG GAGCCAGTTTTACTTATCGGTTGGTGAGCTGACCACCACATCAGATGGGGCTGCTAAAGACAACAGCCCTTGCTG CACATCGCTCAACTCAGTCAGACAAAAGATCTGTACAACATGTAG ATCCCTGCTTGCACAGGATTCTATCCATACTCAGAACACCCAGTCTG AGTTCAGTCTGTCAGAGCTGCTGGGGGAGTGGCGCCAGTCTCTGTTGAAGGATGTGATGGAACTCTTGAGGACACCCACAAACCCCCCCTCCCCACagcccaccacctccacctccaacaccCTCACTGGCACCAGATGGGCTATTGAAAGGTTCAgatataag agGAGAGTATGGATGGTGTCAGGGGTGACCGGAGGAGCAGTGGCGAGCCCATGGGACATGTTTGCTCCAGCAGCTGAGCTGCTCAGGACCTCCTCTGCATCTGACG AGCTCTTCTCCCCCCAGAAGAGCCAGTCTCTGCTCGACCCCACTCCACAACCAGTCACCCTTGCAATGTTTCCCCTGGCAACCACCACCCAGGTGCCAACCCTGACCCATGAGGCCACCCAAAGGTCAGGCGAGCGCTCCCTTCCTTCTTATCAAAAACCAGGCCCCTCTCACAGCCTACTCCCCTCCAGTGGCGGCTCCTCCACTGTGAGTCTATCTACAAAGCACCAACACTCTGGCATGAAGCTCCACCACAGTGGCTCAACCACAACACATCAACTTCCAGTTACGGAGCAGCAAGatcaggtggaggaagaggaggatgttgtGAAGAGGTGTAGGAAGGTTAAGAAGAAGAGTTCTGTGCAGACCCCCGAGGATAATGATATCACCTGGGAGGAGGAAAATATGCAGAAGAACCGCAGCCTGCCCTCCTGGATGTTTCCAGGATTGGGGAGGGAAGCAGCTGCAAACAGAAGGCAGTTGCAGCAATAG
- the LOC129854227 gene encoding mucin-5AC-like: MELPLGGPALRHYTRSRPRPHRQNQHLRPSRPKESVVDNENGVPDHMGRVDEGVEEFFNKRVLPVDTVKTLNESEETPITEQEVEVAPASAGPCPAPSRTLRRKLGEFFTLKKRRAVKSEGSQEGKAKKTSIADLIRPLREATRAEKDQVKENEKVKEKESVDDSFVTGDPVEAETPPDGPTPLRGEAPPRRALREGKSQSLILLSGSGANAGNTKNTAQGKFQKPSSDSHHGFEQRLQLMLQRIGVSKAQPGETQSQEREMKKAESEGTIIDNKPEPPPTFMKPRTMSTSSDTRRAVRQSVSAHESAGKPALPPKPIIKRGPTPAPTISGHLTPENDLAQIQEGEACSPTDPTPSITDTPTSSKPIPTDTTIPITVPDPTNSSIPTDTIIPSPVPDPTNSSIPIDTIIPSPVPDPTNYSIPIDTIIPSPVPDPTNSSIPIDTIIPSPVPDPTNYSIPIDTIIPSPVPDPTNSSIPIDTIIPSPVPDPTNYSIPIDTILPSPVPDPTNSSIPIDTIIPSPVPDPTNYSIPIDTIIPSPVPDPTNSSILVSTTATSSNSTPNDIIPSTMSAPTPINTTASTPNTTTFIPSTNPATTTTITSITTTSGPMNITTSTPPTDMNFGSIPTITPTPTPTDSTTPTTSASFIPNLATITITSITAPTPVNPNTDTHTLTTPTTNASTLTLTDTTASTTPTLNTPISIIASAGNNISTPTPTTSLCPTPTTLITNSVTPSPSPAATITTSTLNSMNGASTPTHISINSTDSNATQTGTHNTSATNSVNFTSTSSPTNSTSPIPTCSTSTNCAAHTATIPSSPIPIISTNHSPTVTSIPTATHSTNSTNISSPTFSSTHTTTNTTSPIPTNSTSLTTTPTPINSSPVTTISTGRSNITTATNSSVLISSPNPTTSTTNTPTNPSNPTNTTKPTTHTTISIPTNYVTHSPTNSSTHSPTNSSSPTSTNFASPTPINTIQPSPEERICLNPAMGLLSMTKGTNDLNAERVERNKETEEKRSKEEDVRRATEKEKEQKSLAHNIGKTIKEEKEEGLQKVDEIMRQGVEETKSNEERELC; the protein is encoded by the exons ATGGAGCTTCCATTGGGCGGGCCGGCGCTGAGGCACTACACCCGCAGCAGACCTAGACCACACCGACAAAATCAACACCTCCGCCCCAGCAGACCAAAG GAATCGGTGGTTGACAATGAAAATGGAGTCCCTGATCACATGGGGCGAGTTGATGAGGGAGTTGAGGAGTTCTTTAATAAGCGAGTCCTTCCTGTCGACACCGT GAAAACACTGAATGAGTCTGAGGAAACTCCCATTACTGAACAGGAAGTGGAAGTAGCGCCTGCTAGCGCCGGCCCTTGCCCCGCCCCTTCCAGAACCCTACGGAGGAAGCTGGGCGAGTTCTTCACCCTTAAAAAGCGGAGGGCTGTGAAATCAGAGGGAAGCCAAGAGGGGAAGGCCAAGAAGACCTCCATCGCCGACCTAATTCGGCCTCTTAGGGAAGCCACCAGAGCTGAAAAAGATCAAGTGAAGGAGAATGAAAAAGTGAAAGAGAAGGAGAGTGTGGATGACAGCTTTGTGACAGGAGATCCAGTGGAAGCAGAAACCCCTCCTGATGGTCCCACTCCACTGAGGGGTGAGGCTCCACCCCGTCGTGCGCTAAGAGAGGGGAAGTCACAGTCTCTCATTCTGCTCTCTGGATCCGGAGCCAACGCTGGGAACACCAAGAACACTGCACAAGGGAAG TTTCAGAAACCCTCGTCTGATAGCCATCATGGCTTTGAGCAGCGCCTCCAGCTCATGCTACAACGTATTGGTGTGTCCAAAGCTCAGCCAGGAGAGACACAG agtcaggagagagagatgaaaaaagCTGAATCAGAGG GCACTATCATCGATAATAAACCTGAGCCCCCACCCACATTTATGAAGCCCCGGACCATGTCCACCTcatcag ATACGAGACGAGCAGTCCGACAGAGTGTGTCCGCACATGAGTCAGCTGGGAAACCTGCTCTGCCTCCTAAGCCAATAATTAAGCGAGGCCCAACCCCAGCTCCCACTATTTCCGGTCATCTCACCCCTGAGAATGACCTAGCCCAAATACAGGAAGGAGAAGCGTGTTCCCCCACAGACCCCACCCCTAGTATCACTGATACCCCTACCAGTTCTAAACCTATCCCCACTGACACCACTATTCCCATCACTGTCCCAGATCCCACTAACTCTTCTATTCCCACTGACACCATCATTCCCTCCCCTGTCCCAGATCCCACTAACTCTTCTATTCCCATTGACACCATCATTCCCTCCCCTGTCCCAGATCCCACTAACTATTCTATTCCCATTGACACCATTATTCCCTCCCCTGTCCCAGATCCCACTAACTCTTCTATTCCCATTGACACCATCATTCCCTCCCCTGTCCCAGATCCCACTAACTATTCTATTCCCATTGACACCATCATTCCCTCCCCTGTCCCAGATCCCACTAACTCTTCTATTCCCATTGACACCATCATTCCCTCCCCTGTCCCAGATCCCACTAACTATTCTATTCCCATTGACACCATccttccctcccctgtcccaGATCCCACTAACTCTTCTATTCCCATTGACACCATCATTCCCTCCCCTGTCCCAGATCCCACTAACTATTCTATTCCCATTGACACCATCATTCCCTCCCCTGTCCCAGATCCCACTAACTCTTCCATCCTCGTTTCTACTACCGCTACTTCCTCTAATTCAACCCCCAATGACATCATCCCCTCTACAATGTCTGCACCTACCCCTATCAATACTACAGCCTCcacccccaacaccaccaccttcATCCCCAGTACTAACCCTGCCACAACCACTACCATTACCTCCATCACAACTACATCTGGCCCTATGAATATTACAACTTCCACTCCCCCTACTGACATGAACTTTGGCTCTATCCCCACTATTACCCCCACCCCAACTCCCACTGactccaccaccccaaccacctctGCGTCGTTCATCCCTAATCTAGCCACAATCACCATTACAAGCATTACTGCCCCAACACCTGTTAACCCTAATACTGATACCCATACATTAACAACCCCCACCACTAATGCTTCTACCCTTACCCTTACTGATACTACTGCCTCGACAACTCCAACACTAAATACTCCCATCTCCATAATTGCTTCTGCTGGCAACAACATTTCTACTCCCACCCCCACTACCTCTCTGTGTCCCACCCCCACTACCCTAATTACTAATTCAGTTACCCCATCTCCATCTCCTGCTGCTACTATAACAACCTCGACCCTTAATTCTATGAATGGTGCTTCCACTCCTACCCATATCTCCATAAACTCCACTGACTCCAACGCTACCCAAACCGGAACTCACAATACCAGCGCAACTAACTCTGTCAACTTCACTTCTACCTCAAGCCCCACTAACTCTACTAGTCCTATCCCTACTTGCTCAACTTCCACTAACTGTGCTGCTCACACTGCTACTATCCCTAGCAGTCCGATTCCAATTATCTCTACTAATCACTCCCCCACTGTCACTTCTATCCCCACTGCCACTCACTCAACTAACTCCACCAATATTTCCTCCCCCACATTCTCTTCTActcacaccactactaacactactagtcccatcccaaCTAACTCTACTAGCCTGACCACTACCCCCACCCCCATTAACTCTAGCCCCGTCACCACTATCTCTACAGGCCGTTCTAATATCACCACTGCCACTAACTCTTCTGTCCTCATCAGTAGCCCCAACcccactacctctactaccaacaCCCCCACTAACCCTTCAAATCCCACCAACACCACTAAACCTACTACACACACCACTATCTCAATCCCCACTAATTATGTTACTCATAGTCCCACTAACTCTTCTACTCATAGTCCCACTAACTCTTCCAGTCCAACCTCCACTAACTTTGCTAGCCCTACACCAATTAATACTATTCAACCATCACCTGAGGAGAGAATTTGCCTTAATCCTGCAATGGGACTGCTGTCCATGACTAAGGGTacaa ATGACCTGAATGctgagagggtagagaggaacaaggagacagaagagaaacgtAGCAAGGAAGAAGATGTCAGGAGGGCcacagagaaagaaaaagaacAGAAATCATTGGCGCACAACATAGGCAAAACCAtaaaagaggagaaggaggagggtctGCAGAAGGTGGATGAGATCATGAGGCAGGGAGTAGAAGAGACCAAATCAAATGAAGAAAGAGAGTTGTGTTAA